From the genome of Deinococcus apachensis DSM 19763:
GCCGGAGATCAACATTGCGGGTTTGCCCGGGGTGACGGTCCCGGCGGGCTACCACACGAGCGGGGCGCCGTTCGCATTGATGTTCCTGGGACCGAAGTGGAGCGAGGCGGACCTGCTCGCGTTCGCGCACGACTACGAGCAGGCGACGCGGTACCGGACGGCGCCCGTCTTGCAGGTCCGCTGAGCGGCTCGTCCAACCGGGCGGATCACGGGCTGCAGCCTGTCGGGCGGGAATGTCGTGTGAAGGAACAAGGACATCCCCCACCTGGGGACAGGGCTGTCCCCCGGGTGGGGAGGAGCCCAGTCTGCTGCAGGCCTCCGCCCCAGTGCGCTGAATGCCGAACGCTGGTCCAGCAGCGGGGGCCCGGCCCTGGTTCCGGCGCCCCCTTAAGTTAGTCGGGGCATTTTGCACGGTGGGATTTGAAAGCGACAAGGAGCTTCCCCGAGCCCGCACAGGAGCGTCGCAGTCGACCACGCCGGGTGGCAGGGCGAGGAAGCTGCTCCTGGATCAGAGCCGGATGCGCCCGTTACGGGAATGGTCAGGCTGGGGGCCAGGGCGGGTCAGCCTCTGAGAAGGCTTCACGCAGAGCGGCGCTCAGGTGCCGGCCGAGGCGCCGGTCCACCAGACCCACGATCAGGGGATTCGGGAAACAGGGCGGCCGGACTTCCAGGAGTCGCTGGACCACCTCACGGTCACTGAGCCCGGGGTGGGCTCGGGCCAGGGCGAACAAGGCCAAGGCTGCGCTGCGGCTGACCCCCGCCAGACAGGAGACATGCAGGTGAGCAGGCTGATGCGTGGTCAGGAACGCGTCCACCAGGTCCAGATGCTCGTCGGTGGGCAGGACGTGACGCCCGGAGTCGAACCAGACGTCGTGGAGCCGCAGATTCAGTCTGGGGCCGTGGTGCCCGGCCAGGCGCCGCGAAGCGTCGGTCAGGTGGGTTCCGGGGTCCAGGGCGACGATCACCGCGATGTCGTCGTTCAAGGTCGGCATATCGGCCTGGCCACTGACGGTGACGTTCATGCTTCAGCCCTCCTGTGGGGGTGCTCCTCCCCATCATGGCCCAGGCGGAGCGAGGAGCCCCGTTGCACCGGGCTTTTACCCTTCCTCTGAGAGAACATCCTGTCCTCCGCACAGGCGAAAAGGCAGGCCGCTGCGGTGCTGTCATCCTGCGCACGGGCGCCGGGACAACGTTCGCCGCGCATCGAGATTCCCAGTGGCGGGGGTCCTGGGCGCAGCGGTCACTTTCCGCACGCGCTGGTGGACGGTCTACAGAGGTCTGTCACGTCCCGCGAGAAGAACAGGTTGTCCAGCCGCACCTCCTCACGGGTGGCTGACTTGACAGACCACAGTTGACGCTTCACCAGCGCGGCCGCTGGGTCATCAACCGTGGCCCGGAGCCACGAAAAACCTCCTCAGCCGCTCACCCCCGGGCCACCATTCCTGCCTCTTGAAGACGGGGCAACCAGTCCGCGTCGTATCAGGTCCGGCGGGAGGCCATTCAGCAGGCAACCTGACTGTCAGGCCTCTGCCGGAAGAGTCGACCCGGCCCAGATGGAGTTTCCAGCGCCATCCCAGGAGGGACAACGTTCGTCACGGATCGGGCGGCGGCCGTATCCACCGGTCAAGTGCGGCAAAGGTAAGTCCCCCCAGTGTCCCCAGCAGCGCGCCCGGGTGGTCGGTGGTGAGCAGCAGGAGTACGCCGCCCCCCACCCCACCCATGAGAAACCCGCCAAGCATGGACGTTCGTCCCAGCAAGGTGATCAGGGGCGCCACGAGAATCCCGAACAGGAGGGTCGCGGGCAGGCCCAGCGTGAATCTGGCCGTGCCGAGGGTCCACGCCAGGACCGGAGCCAGGATGAGGAAGTCAGCCGAGCCGTGGATGACGTCCAGGGTGACCGTGAGGGCGGACGAGGCCATCACGGCCAGGGCCGCTGCCGCCAGCGAGAGCAGGAGATTTCGCAGAATGGTGGACAGCACAGTCCTGAACATGACGAGCACCTTCCCCGCGCGGACCACTGGCCCGCCGCGCCTCACCTGAACTCCAGGAAGGCCGGGGTCTGGAGCGGAGGCGCCCAGGTCAGCCCGGCCAGGGCGAGCAGGCCGCAGAGGAGCAGCCGACGCAGGCGCGTGGGGATGCGTTTGAAGCTGGACATGGGGTTCCTTTCATGGGCGAGGGGGGACCGGGCCGGGCTGGCCCGGGGAGGGCTAGCGGCGGGTCAGCTCCTGAAACACGTAGTCCAGAAGCGCGTCGACGCTGGCGAAATACTGCCGCTCACCGTCCGCCCCCTGGCGGATCGACGCGCGGAACGGGGCCGTGCTCCCCTCGCCCTCGTGTCAGGCCCTGAGGATGTAGACCCGGGACCCTTCACCCTGGTCAGGCGCTTTCTGTTGCCTTGGTCTTGCCATGACCGACCTCCGGAGCGGTGCCTGACAGGTGGTTCCGCGCTGGCTGCCGAGCGGTCTGTGGAACGTCACGCGGCCGCCATTAGGGAAGTTTCGTCCACGCCTGGTCAGGCTCGGTCCGTGCGGGGGGGCTGATTCTCGGCACGGAATGCAGCTTCCCGGCGCGGACGCACACAGTGCCCGCGCTGGGGAAGACGGTCAGTTGCGCAGCAGGCGACCCAACAGACCCGGAACGTCACCCCCGGCCAATTCATCGGGGGACAGGCCCAGGTAAACCGCCCGCGAGGTGCCGCCGCTTCCGAGCCCCGTCCGGCTGACGGCAACAGCACCCTGCACGCCGCTCCCCACGCCCACGGTGAGCAGGTCCTGCCCCTTGGGGTCATCCAGGCGCTTGAAGGCCGCGACGCTCGCCGGGTTGGCGAGACTCAGGGCGCCGAGGTCGCCCATGACACTTCCCGGGCCAGGAAGCACTCCGGGGGCGTCGCGCCGGTACTGGAAGGTGTAGCCCTGCACGCCCAACTGCGTGCGCAGGAAGGTTTTTTGCGCCGCGTTCCTGTCCAGGTCCTGGTCGGTCGCCTGGAAGACGTTGGCGGTGCCGTCCAGCGCCTGCACGAAGGCGGCAGACTGCAGCACCAGCTTGTGATCCGCCCCCGCCAGGTAGGCTGTCATGGACCGCAGGTCGTCCTGGGTGGGCGGCTGGTCCCACTGGTTGCCGGTGTACCACACCACCCCGCTGTACCTGTTCAGCCTGGCCGCGTCCGGGCCGTTGATGGCGGGCACGTCGGTGGTGATGCTGCCCGACTTGACCACAAACACGTCAAAAGCCTTGCCGGAGAGAGCGGCGCGCATGGTGGCGTCGAGGGCCGAGAGGGGTCGGGAGGCGTCCTGCGGCGCGCCGTTGTTCGCGCTGCGGTCGGCGTCCACCAGCAACCATCTCTCCACCTTCACCCGCACGCCGGTGGTCTTGCTGACGCTGCCGTTCGTCCCGTGAACCGTGAGGGGGTAGGTGCCCGCCGGGACGTTCGCGCCCACCGTCAGGGTCAGCGCGCTGGACCCACCCTGCTGGGGTCCGAAGGCGCCGCCGATCCTGTCCGCCCCACCTCCCGCCATCGGCCCCTCCAGCTTCAGGTTCACCACGCCGCCGGGCTGGGCGGGGCGGGTGATGCGAATGCTGGTCGTGCCGCTGCGTGCCGGGGCGATGTTCAGTTCACTGGGTTGAGCCGCGAGTGTGAAGTCGGGGTCGCCGTCTGGTGCCGGGGCGCTCGCCCCACCCCCGCATCCCGCAAGCAGCGTGGTCAGGAGCATTATTCCGATCATGGTTCGTCTGGGCATGTCTTCCCTCCTTGGGTGAGGGCAAGGTAGGTGGGGGGGGAGGACAGGCGAGTGACAGCCCGGGGCGGGTACCGGGAGGGCCAGAAGGGACGCGGCCTTCCGCCGGACCTCTGGCGCCTGTTCGGCGTGACGTCGGGCCTGGGCCTGACCGGCATTTCCCCTCACATTGACTCCCGCAATGATCAACAACGGCCGTGGCGACGCCAGCTCCGGTCCTGGCTGGGCGGGACCTGCGAACTGGATTCAGGCACAACCCATCGCCGGGACCGGTTTCAGCCAAGTTTGTTCGGGCTCAAAGGAGCCGGGAGCGTGTCATCCCGCTGTCCTCCCCGATGGGTCAGTGTGAAAGCACGGCGGCTGAGGAGGCGTACCCCTGGACGCACGGTCCTCCTCACGCAACCCGCGGATGGAAAGGAACGACATGCGAAACAAACGAATACTCCTCTGGGGCCTGACCGGCGCCCTCACCGCCTGCGGCAACGGCGGCACCCCCACCAGCACCCCCGACGTGGGCACCCCGACCGGCCCCGCCGTGCACGCCACCGTGGGCGCCTCGGGCGGCACCTTGAGTTCCGCGGACGGGCGCCTCACCCTGACTGTCCCGCCGGGTGCGCTGAGTCGAGCACCGACCTCACGATCCGGCCGATCACGAGCACGACGCCGCACGGGCCGGGCATCGCGTACCGCCTCGGTCCCGAGGGGCTCACGTTCGCCCGGCCCGCCCAGCTCACCTTCCGCGACCCCGGGGGGCGGATCGCGAACGCGGGGCACCTCGTCGCGTCGCAGGACGCGGCGGGTGTGTGGCAGGCGCACCTCGACACCGTGCAGGACCGCGGGGCGAGCACCCTTACCGTCTCCACCACGCACTTCAGCGACTGGTCGTGGGCGGAGGCGTACCGGCTCACCTCCGCCCGGGCAGACGTGAAGGTCGGCCAGAGCGTCAAGTTCACGCTGCTGTCCTGCCTGGGGGCGGGCGACGACCTGCTCGCGCCCCTCGTGCCGACCTGCGCGCCCTACACCCTCACCCCATTCACGCGCAACTGGGCGGTGAACGGTGCGGCGGGCGGGAGCGCTGCAGAGGGCACGGTCACCAGGGACGAGGGGAACACCGCGAGCGGCACGTATGCGGCCCCAGCCAGGAAGCCGGGCATCAACCCGGTGGCGGTCAGCGTGGATCTCATCCCCAACGAGAGGGCGAACAACACCGTCCGCCTCGTAGCCTATGCGCGCGTCACGGAAGACGGCCCCACCTGCGAGGAGATCGTGAAAGGCGCGTACAGATGCGTCTACCGCCTCACGACGTGGAATGGCAACAGCCTGCCCTACACGCTGCCGAACAAGGACCCTTCGTCGGACGCACGCGACCGGCTCACGGGTGGCTTCCTGCAACTGAACACCACTGATGAGGACCTCGCGCTGGGCTCCGGCACCTACGAACTGCGCTTCGAATACGACCACAAACCGGCCGGAAGCTCGGTGGAGGTGCATCGGGTCCGCAACGACGCCGGGGACTATGGCTCGAACATTGACCTCTCGGCCACGACCTTCACGTCCGTGTCGGGCCTGAAGTACTCGAGCACCCTCCGGGACGGCACAGTCACCGTGAACGGCTTTCCGATGGGCACGGAAACCTTCGACGGGGACGTGAGGCTGGACTTCGCCAGGTGAGGGCGGTGCCGCGCCGACCATGCCCAGCTTGTACACCGTCACCGGGGACGCCTGCCACCCGGACGGGTGGATGAGGAGAACTCGCGTGTTCCGGGCGTGGGCTACCGAACGACTTCGTCCCGGGTCTCGCCCCGCCTAGCGTGCAGGGCCCGCGCCTGCTCGTCCTGCCCAAGCCGCGCGAACAGGTCGGCCGCCTGGGTATAGAACCCTTCGGCCTCATGGGGGCGCTGGTTGTCCCCGGCCTGTTCGGCGGCCCGCACGAACCAGCTTGCCGCGTGGGCGAGGTCCCCGCCCTCCAGCCAGTGCCGGGCGACCCGGGCGGGTTGGCCGTGGTGCCGCACCAGGGTCCTCGCGCTCGCCCGGTGCAGGAGCCCGCGGACGGACTCCGGGATGGTCGCCAGAATCCCTTCGAGGACGAGGTCGTGGCTGAAGCGCTCCCCCTCCACGATCTGCGCGGCCTCCAACTCCGCCCAGCTCTCGGCCACGTCGAGGAGGGGGGCGTGCAGCACCTCGGCCACGAGTTCCAGGGTGAAGTCCTGCTGCAAGACCGCCGCCGCCCGGGCCGCCTGGAGCGCCGATTTGGAGAGCCGCCCCACGCGCTGCGCGAGCACCTCATGCACCCCGGGGGGTAGCGGGAGGCGCCTGTTCCCCGCGCCCCCCGTCTCGATGAGGTGGCGCACGGTCTCCAGTAACCACTGCGGATTCCCCCCCGTGAATGCCCGCAGGTCGTCCAGCCGTGGACCCAACTCCGGCACCTCCAGGCTGCCGACGAGCGCGCCCACCGCCTCCTCGCCCAGCGGCTCCAGCTCGATGCGGATGGCGACTCCGGCGGCGACCTGCCCCTCGATCATCGCCTCCCCCTCGGGAGAGAGTTCCCCGCGCCGGGAACAGGTGATGAGGCGGGGAATGCCGCCCGGCTGTCCCAGGGGAAAGACCGACGAGAACAGCACGTACCCGGCCTCCAGGGTAGCGGGGTCGCTGCAGTGCATATCGTCCACGATGAAGGTCTCGACCTCGCGCAGGCCGAGTTCGAACACGTGCTGGATCGCGGCCAGCAGGGGGGTGGTGAGGGGGGCGGGCTGGGTCGGCGCGTCCGTCCCCGCGGGGGCCAGCTCGGGCACCAGCGGGGCGAGGGACGCACGCACCCAGGGTTCCAGCGGCAGGTCCGGGTGCAGGCGCAGGATCTGGCGGATGTTGCGGGCCGAGCCGATGTACGGGACCGGTCCGTCGCCGGGCCGGCCGTTCATGGACAGCACCCGGCCGTGGGCGTGGGCGAAATCCAGCGCCAGGCGGGATTTGCCCTGCCCGGGATCACCCAGGAGGTGGATGATCTGGCCGCGCCCCCACGCCTCCTCCATGCGGGCCCAGGCGTCCTCCCGGCCCACGAGCCGGGGCGGGCGCAGCACGCTGAGCGGAAGGCGCGAGCGGCTGGGGGTGGAGGGCAGCCGTCCCGCGTCCACTGCCTCCGCCAGCGCCCGGGTGTCCGGCGAGGGGGACACGCCGAGTTCGCGCCGCAGCACCTCCTTGCAGCGGCGATAGGCGTCCAGCGCGGCGGCGCGGTCCCCGTTGAGGACGTGCAGGCGCATCAGGGTGCGCCAGGCATCCTCCCGCAGCGGGTCACGGGTCAGGAAGTGCAGCGTGAGCGCGAGGGCCTCGCTGACCTGCCCAGCCTGCTCCAGGCGCGCGATCCGGCCCAGGGCGGCGGCGGTCCGAGCGGTCTCCACCCGCTCCCGGGTCGCCGTCAGCCAGTCCCACAGGTCGGGCGTGTCCCCCAGGTCGACGCCCGCCAGGAACTCCCCGTCCTCCTCCACCGGCTCGCCCCGCAGGAGGTCGGCGGCGTCGCACGTGACGCCGTGCAGCCGGAGGTCCGGGCCGGGCCCCACCAGCTCCGCCCCGCACTGCTTCCGGGCACGCCCAAGCACGTGAACCAGGTTGTTGCGCGCCGCGCTTGCGGGGGTGTCCGGCCACAGCAGACCCGCCATCCGCAGGCGGGGAGTGGGCCCCTCCAGGGCGAGGTACGCCAGCAGGGCGGCAGTTTTGCGCTCGCAGGGCGACACGCGGCCCGAGGGGGAGACGAGCCGGGGGGGGCCGAGCACCCGCAGCCGCCATGTGGGAGCCTCTGGCATCACCGCGAGTCTAGCAACGCCCCACCCGGCCCGGTGGACGATCTGCGGCCCGTCACGCCTGGGCCAGGCGACGCTGCCGCACCGCGTCGAGGATCTGGGCGTTCACCGCGTTGCGGGCGGTGAAACCCGGGCGGTACTCGGGCGGCACATGTCCGGTGAGGGCGCCCTGCAGCCACGCGGTGGCCTCCTCCAGGGCGCGGTCCGCCCCGGGATCGTTCAGGGCGAGCAGGACCTGACAGAGGGTGAGGTGCGCCTCCCCGCGCGAGATGTCGGCAGGCTCACGGTGGGCCAGCAGCCGGACGGCCTCCTCCGCGTGGCACCGCGCCTCCGGGAACCGGCCCGCGCGCCCCATCGCCTGGGCGACCCGCACGTGGGCCGTGACCTCATATCCCCCCAGTTCGTGGGCCTGGGCGACCCGCAGGGCCTCCCGTGCCCAGGCGAGCGCCCGCTCGGGCGATTCGAGGGGCCCGCGCGTCAGCCACCAGCGGATGCGGGGCAGGGGCCGCGTGTTGCCTTCCAGGGCGCGCTCGGCCTCCCGAAAGGTCTCCTCGGCCTCCTGGGCGCCCCGCGTCGTCAGGACACGGGCGAGGGCGATCAGGGCCCGCGAGCGGGAGGTGGAGGGCAGGTTCGGCCACGTGCTCGCGGCCCGCGCGTGAGTCTCGGCCTCCTCGGGCGACCCCAGGGTGAGCAGCAACTCGGCCAGGCTGGTGTGAAGCTGGGGACGCGCCCAGCCCCCGCCGTCGGGCAGGGCGAGCGCCTCCCGGTACCGCCGCAACGCGAGGTCGTACTCGGCGAGGTCGACATGGGTCTGCGCGATGAGCATGGCGCGGGTCGCGTCCCACTGCAGCGCCCCGTCCGCGCGCCGCGCCACCGCCTCGGCCTGCCACAACACGTCCTGCGCCTCCCGGGCTCGCCCGAGTTCGGCGAGGCAGATCCCCAGGTTGGCGAGCGCGACCGGCTGGAACTGCGCGCCCCCCAGCCGGTCCAGCAACGCGCAGGCCCGGCGGTGGTGCTCCTCGGCCTCGCGGTGGCGGTCCTGGTGGTCGAGCACGACGGCGAGGTTGCTGAGGTTCGAGGCGAGGTCCCCCGTGTCCCCCAGGGGTTCGAGCAGGGTCACGGCGTCCGCGAGCACCGAGGCCGCCTCGGCCATGCGTTCCTGCGCCCACAACGCGGCCCCGACGTCCGCGAGCAGGTTGGCGCGCAGCGGCACGTCGTCCACCCCGCCGAGGCGTGTCAGTCCTGCGCGCGCCGCCTCCTCAGCCTCCGCGCCCTCGCCGTACGCGACGTGCAGCTCGGCCTGGAGGTGCCAGGCGCGGGCCGACCGCGTGGGCCCGCTCGCCCGCTCGAACAGGGCGTCCAGGGACGCCTGGCGGGCCGCCCGGTCGGGGCTGGTCTGCAGCACCTCCGCCCGGCGCGTGAACGCGGCGAAGGCCGCCGCGTCCTCCCCGGCCGCCTCGAGGATCAGCGCGGCCCGCTCGAAGAACCCCGCCGCCTCGCGCAGACGCAGCCTTCCCGCGGCGGCCTCGCCCGCGCGCAGCAGCCACGGGGCCGCCTGCCGGTCGTCGCCGCCCTCCAGCCAGTGACCCGCAATGCGCGCCGGGTCGGCCTGATGCTGGGTCAGCACCCGGGCGCTGGCGCGGTGCAGGACCCGCCCGACGGCCGCCGGGGTGCCCGCGCGCACCGCCTCCGCGATCAGGTCGTGGCCCAGCCGCTCCCCCTGCACGAGCTGCGCCGCCTCCAGCTCCTCCCACGCGCTGACGGTGTCGAGCAGCGGCAGCCCCAGCGTCTCCGTGATCAGCTCGAGCGTGAAGTCGGCCTGCAGCACCGCCGCGGCCCGCGCCACCAGGGTGGCGCGGTGGGAGAGGCGCGCGAGACGCTGTTCGAGCACCGACCCCGCCTGGCCGGGCGGCGGCAGGCGGGACGGCAACCCCCGCTCCAGGCCCCCGTTCTCGTGCAGGTACTTCACCGTCTCCAGGATGAAGAGCGGGTTGCCCCCCGCGTAGCGGGTGAGCTGCGCGGCGAGCCCCTCCGCCTGGGGGAGGCCCAGGCTCTCCACCAGGGCGCGCACGTCGCGGTCCGTGATGGGCTCCAGCTCGATCAGCACCGCCACTCCCGCCTCGATCAGCCCGTGAACGAGGGCGTCCGCGCGCGGGGACAGTTCGCCCGCCCGGAAGCCGATGAGATGCCGCGCGATCCCGTGCGCGCCGAGGGGATAGGCGCTCGACATCATGAAGGCGCCGTACTCCAGGGTGGCGTCGTCGTAGGACTGGAGGTCGTCCAGCACGACGACCGTGAGGCCCGCCATGGCCCTCCGGGTCACCGCCAGCAGCGCCCCGTGGAAACGCTGCACGTCCGCCTCGTTTTCCAGGGGAGGCGCGGCCACGCCCGCCTCCCCGTACTCGGGCAACAGGCGCGCGAGTTCCGCCCGCTCGTGCGCCTCCAGGG
Proteins encoded in this window:
- a CDS encoding ATP-binding protein translates to MPEAPTWRLRVLGPPRLVSPSGRVSPCERKTAALLAYLALEGPTPRLRMAGLLWPDTPASAARNNLVHVLGRARKQCGAELVGPGPDLRLHGVTCDAADLLRGEPVEEDGEFLAGVDLGDTPDLWDWLTATRERVETARTAAALGRIARLEQAGQVSEALALTLHFLTRDPLREDAWRTLMRLHVLNGDRAAALDAYRRCKEVLRRELGVSPSPDTRALAEAVDAGRLPSTPSRSRLPLSVLRPPRLVGREDAWARMEEAWGRGQIIHLLGDPGQGKSRLALDFAHAHGRVLSMNGRPGDGPVPYIGSARNIRQILRLHPDLPLEPWVRASLAPLVPELAPAGTDAPTQPAPLTTPLLAAIQHVFELGLREVETFIVDDMHCSDPATLEAGYVLFSSVFPLGQPGGIPRLITCSRRGELSPEGEAMIEGQVAAGVAIRIELEPLGEEAVGALVGSLEVPELGPRLDDLRAFTGGNPQWLLETVRHLIETGGAGNRRLPLPPGVHEVLAQRVGRLSKSALQAARAAAVLQQDFTLELVAEVLHAPLLDVAESWAELEAAQIVEGERFSHDLVLEGILATIPESVRGLLHRASARTLVRHHGQPARVARHWLEGGDLAHAASWFVRAAEQAGDNQRPHEAEGFYTQAADLFARLGQDEQARALHARRGETRDEVVR
- a CDS encoding ATP-binding protein, whose protein sequence is MNDLGTWQLTLLGEPCLRAPDGTPVRCDGRTLEILTLLAVEGPLPRARLADLLWPGTAEQAGRNNLVQQLRRMQKAFGTDLVQGADPLALAPFVETDVRALLEGQVLDPEHAVRPLLEGLTLGDRPDLFDWLTVWRERCEAVGAQRLAERCARLEREGDLSAATEAAEKLLRVLPLSEDAWRRMMRLQYLQGDARAALRTYDRCVSTLREHLHTEPLPETRDLAREIARGARLPRPARATLPPLPPPALVGRADAWARLEAAWAAGQLIFVTGAPGVGKTRLLRDFADSKGAYLSLDGRPGDTSVPYSCATRNTRTYLARHPDLPLEAHERAELARLLPEYGEAGVAAPPLENEADVQRFHGALLAVTRRAMAGLTVVVLDDLQSYDDATLEYGAFMMSSAYPLGAHGIARHLIGFRAGELSPRADALVHGLIEAGVAVLIELEPITDRDVRALVESLGLPQAEGLAAQLTRYAGGNPLFILETVKYLHENGGLERGLPSRLPPPGQAGSVLEQRLARLSHRATLVARAAAVLQADFTLELITETLGLPLLDTVSAWEELEAAQLVQGERLGHDLIAEAVRAGTPAAVGRVLHRASARVLTQHQADPARIAGHWLEGGDDRQAAPWLLRAGEAAAGRLRLREAAGFFERAALILEAAGEDAAAFAAFTRRAEVLQTSPDRAARQASLDALFERASGPTRSARAWHLQAELHVAYGEGAEAEEAARAGLTRLGGVDDVPLRANLLADVGAALWAQERMAEAASVLADAVTLLEPLGDTGDLASNLSNLAVVLDHQDRHREAEEHHRRACALLDRLGGAQFQPVALANLGICLAELGRAREAQDVLWQAEAVARRADGALQWDATRAMLIAQTHVDLAEYDLALRRYREALALPDGGGWARPQLHTSLAELLLTLGSPEEAETHARAASTWPNLPSTSRSRALIALARVLTTRGAQEAEETFREAERALEGNTRPLPRIRWWLTRGPLESPERALAWAREALRVAQAHELGGYEVTAHVRVAQAMGRAGRFPEARCHAEEAVRLLAHREPADISRGEAHLTLCQVLLALNDPGADRALEEATAWLQGALTGHVPPEYRPGFTARNAVNAQILDAVRQRRLAQA